The genomic window CCTGGTCCTCCAACCTTAATGGCTGTTGCGACCCCGATGATATTTCCCGTACCAACAGTGGCGGCTAGAGCCGTACAGAGAGCAGCAAAGCTCGACACGTCACCATGTCCCTTGTCCTTGGTAAAGATCAACTGAAAGGCCTTAGGGAGACGAGCCACCTGCAAAAGGCCTAGTCGGATGGTCAAATAGATACCTGTTCCGACCAATAAGATCAAGAGGGGAGGCCCCCAAACGAAAGCATCAAGCGCTTTAAGCAATTCTAACATTTCCTACTCCTATCTTTCAACCCCAAAAGAAAGAGCACATGCAAGATACATGTACTCTGGAATGCTTAGATAAATGCCAAAAAGCGGTCTATCCTAGCTCTGTCCTTTTACCTGAGAGTTTGAGCAGTTACCTGCCTTGCCCCTTCGGTGCCTTTACGGTCTCTCCAGAGTTCCGTCCATTTACAGTCATGGAAAACAAACCTTTCTCCACTTCTATTAAACTTCATTCGGTGTTGGTATTTTATTTTTTATTATTCTACAAGAAAAGTTAGCCTTTGTCAATATATTCTATGAAAATTTTTGACTTTTCATTTCTTTTTTCAGAAAGGTTGACTCCTTCTTCTCTCTATCCTTTAAAGGTTACAATGGTGGCGCCACTGCCTCCAGCATTTTGTGGGGCATAGCCGAAACTCTTGACATGCTTATTTCTTTGCAGGTATTTAGTGACGCCCTCCCGGATGACTCCCGTACCGATACCGTGGATAATGTCTACCTGCGCCATGTTATTAAGCAGGGCTTGGTCGATAAAGGCGTCCAGCTCATTCATGGCCTCTTCGTACCGTTTGCCTCGGAGATCCAGTCTGGCTTGCGGACCACGACCAGAAGCACGTTTGACGACATTGACTTGTTTTTTCTTGACTGGAGCTTCTTGTTGGGCCTGAACAAGGTCAAATTCTTTCTCTTCCAAGGTCATCTTGATCAAGCCAACTTGGGCTTCCCAGCGGCCGTCCTTAAGCCGATTGGTCAAAGTTCCACGTTGGCCATAACTGAGGACCACGATATCATCTCCCACCTTTGGAGCTCGTTTTTTCTTGGCCTTTTGAAGAACCTTGTTTTTAGACAAGTCGACTTTTTCAGGAGCTAGTTTTTTCAGTTCTGCCTTGGCTTCAATGATTTCGTGGGGCTTGAGTTGAGACTTGCTGTGAAGATTCTTGAGAATCTGGTCACTCTCACTTAGAGCGAGTTCCACAATCTCGGCAGCTTGTTCACGCGCCTTGTTGAGCTCAGTTTCCTTTTCACGATTGAGTTCGTTGTAGAGTTTTTTGAGCGCCCGGTTCATCTTGAGGTTTTCTTGCTCCACCTCACGGATATTGTCCAAGCGTTTACGGCTTTCAAGCGTTTGCTCTTCCAATTGTTCAATGATGCGGTTGACATCATTATCTTGATTGACCTGCTGGCTGGCATCTCCTACGATGACATCTGACAAGCCCAGACGTTTGGCAATTTCAAAGGCATTACTTCGACCAGGAACTCCCTGCATAAAGCGATAGGTCGGACGCAAGCTGGCTGTATCAAACTCCATGCTGGCATTTTGCACAAAGGCTGTTTCGATACCGTAGGCCTTGAGCTCTGGATAGTGGGTCGTCGCCATGGTCTTGACCTGACGGAGACGAAGATCCTCCAAAATAGCCATAGCAAGCGCTGCTCCTTCCTGCGGATCGGTCCCTGCCCCAAGCTCATCTAGCAATAAGAGCGAGTGCTGATTGACCTTGCCAAGAATATCTACGATATTGGTCATGTGACTGGAGAAGGTAGACAAGCTTTGCTCGATAGACTGCTCATCCCCAATATCCGCGAAGATTTCCTCGAAAACACCGACACGGCTCCCCTTATCAGCTAAGATTGGCAAGCCAGATTGGGCCATAAGTTGAGTCAAGCCCAGGGTTTTGAGCATGATGGTCTTCCCACCAGTATTGGGACCTGTAATGACAATGGCCGTTAATTCCTTACCAAAGTGTACATCGTTTGCAACAGCATTTTTGACCAAAGGATGGCGCACATGAAGGAGTTGAATCACTTGATTCTCTGAAAGTTGAGGAACAACTGCTTGTCTTTCTTGGATGAAACGCACCTTGGCACGAATCAAGTCTAAATGGCCGATAATCCAAGCGTCATTAGCAATCTCTGCAGCATGAGGGCGGATCCGTTCTGAGAGCTCCTGCAGGATACGAATCATCTCATATCGTTCGTCAGCTCGCAGACTAGCGATTTCTTCGCTCAGTTTCACGACCTCACGTGGCTCGATGTAGACCGTGTTTCCACTGGCAGAGATGTCATGGACAACACCTGCAATCTTATTGCGATAGGTGTTCTTGACTGGTAAGACTTGACGGCCATTTCGGCTAGCGATTATGCCTTCCGTCAACATCTGCGCTTTTTGCTTGAGTAAGTCTTGCAAGACATCTCGAACTTGACTCTCGCTATCATGGATTTTCCGACGGATACGTGCTAGCTCTTCACTGGCGAAATTTTCGATAAATCCTGCATCATTTAGGGCTTGGAGACTCCCTTGCAAGTGTGGGAAATCATGTAGTTTTTCAAACCATCTCGCCAACTGCTCCAAGCGTACGTTTTCGAGATTGGTATAAAAGCCTTGCAACTCTCTGCTAGCCAGCAAGACTCGTTTGAGGAGCAGGAACTCCTCAATATTGAGGTCCGCTCCCATCTCCAGACGCTTACAGACAGCTGAAATCTCACGTGTCGCTAGGATGGTAAAGTGGGGTTGCTCCACAAAAAGGGCTTGCATTTCCTCCATCTCTGTAAAGGCTTGCTTGATCTTGTCCACCTTGGCAGTTGGAGCCAAGCCTTTTAGCTCCTCTAGTCCTTGTTCTGTCAAGAGATGCGGTTCAAACAAGGCTTTGATTTTATTAAATTCTAAGGTTTCTAGTATTTTTGTATTCATATTCTTTCCTTGTATGCTTGTTTATAAGATTATAGCAACTAGAGGTTTTGACCTAGTCCCCCAATCTGTAAACAAAGGGCTAGGAAAAATCCCGCCCTTTTTATCCGATTAAATTTGTCACCCAAAGTTGTTTGATAAGGTTTGTCGTAAAAGGGACACTTTGGATGATGTGTTTGGCTACTATACTTTTTTCGAGTGAATTTTGAATGACTGCCAGAGGTACTGTTGCAAGGATGGTCAGAGCCATTTGCAAGACAAATAAGGTTACCAATAGAGACAAAACGCCTGATCCGATACGCAACCATTTGACATCAAGCTTTTTAGTTGGAATCAAGTGCAGGAACAAACCGATAAAACGTCCGATAGTGTAGCAAATCCCAAAAACTAGAAGATAGGCTAGACCCGCATAAAAGACCTTGTCTAGATGAAACAGCTGGTCTGAAGGGAAGAAAAAGGTTCCCTGTCCTTCCTGAGGATTGGCATAAGGGACAAGCAAGTGGAAGTGGTCGCCCAGTGATTTATAAAACTGTCCCGCAACAAAGGCTGAAATCACTGCCACGAGGAAATAATAAACTTGCAGGACCAAACCTCTACGGTAGCCGATATAAAAGCCCCAAGCCAGAACCAATAAGAGTAGGATTGAAATCATAGGGAGTCCTCAATCTTGCTCTGTTCTTGTTTGACAGCAATCAACTTGTGGCGGAGTTCTAACAACTCTTGCTCCTTGTCATCAAATTCAATCTCACGGTTGAGTTGTGTAGACAGACAATTAACCGCCAAAAGAAGCGCAATGGTTTCATCATCCGCCCCAGGCATTTGTTCTTTAATTGCTTGGTATTTTTCAGTCGCAACCTTGGCAATTTCCTCCATAAAGAGGTTGTCATGCTCGGTTGTCAAGGTTAATGTCTTTTTTCCGAATGTAAACTTATATCGATTTAGATTTGCCATAAAATTCACCTCACGATATTATACCAAATTTCGCTAACTTTGTCAGTTTTTACCAATTCTCCTGCTTTTGTGGTACAATAGAGACTATGGCAAGTATCACACTCACACCAAGTGAACAGGAAATTCAGAGCTTTTTAAGTCAGTATCAGAAGGCTCTCAGTCCTAGTAAAAATCCTTATATTCGCTATTTTTTGCGACTGCCTCAGGCAACGGTTTCCATCTATACTTCTGGAAAAGTCCTCCTGCAAGGCGAAGCTGCTGAGCACTACGCCAATTTCTTTGGCTATCAGGTTCGACAAGAAAACAGTGGACAAGATTTTCCTATAATCGGTACCGATGAGGTGGGAAATGGTTCCTACTTTGGGGGGCTAGCTGTTGTGGCTTCCTTTGTGACACCTGATCAGCACGACTTCTTGCGAAAATTCGGCGTAGGGGATTCAAAAACCTTGACTGACCAAAAGATTCGTCAGATTGCCCCTATCCTCAAGGAAAAAATCCAGCACCAAGCGCTCCTCCTTTCACCGAGCAAGTACAACGAAGTTATCGGAGAGCGTTACAATGCTGTTTCTGTAAAGGTTGCCCTTCACAATCAGGCTATCTTTCTCCTGCTTCAAAAAGGAATCCAGCCAGAAAAAATCGTGATTGACGCTTTTACAAGTCCTAAAAACTATAACAAGTACTTGGCACAAGAAGCCAACCGTTTTCCAAACAAAATTAGCTTAGAAGAAAAAGCCGAGGGCAAATACCTGGCTGTTGCAGTTAGCTCCATCATCGCGCGTGATCTCTTCCTCGAAAACTTGGAAAATCTCGGACGAGAACTAGGCTATCAACTGCCAAGTGGCGCTGGAACTGCATCTGATAAGGTTGCTAGCAAAATCCTTCAAGCCTATGGTATGAAGGGACTTCATTTCTGTGCCAAACTGCATTTTAAAAACACTGAAAAAGCCAAAACACTTCTAGAAAGGTGAATCATGAATTCGTTTAAAACATTTCTAAAAGAATGGGGAGTTTTCTTCCTGATTATCGCACTGGTCGGTCTTAGCCGTATCTTTCTTTGGAGCAATGTTCGTGTGGAAGGACACTCTATGGACCCTACCCTAGCCGACGGAGAAGTTCTCTTCGTTGTCAAACACCTCCCAATTGACCGCTTCGACATCGTGGTTGCGCACGAGGAAGACGGAAATAAAGACATTGTCAAAAGGGTTATCGGCATGCCTGGTGATACCATCCGCTACGAAAATGACAAACTCTTTATCAACGGTGAAGAAACGAATGAACCTTACCTAGCTGAATATCTCAACTTGTTCAAAACAGAAAAGTTACAAAACACCTATACTGGCAAAGGATTTGAAGGCAATAAGGGAGTTTACTTTAGAGAACTTGCTCAAAAGGCACAGGCTTTTACAGTTGATGTCAATTCCAATACCAGCTTCAGCTTTACTGTCCCTCAAGGCGAATACCTTCTCCTTGGTGACGATCGTCTAGTCTCTAGCGACAGCCGCCATGTCGGTACCTTCAAGGCAAGCGATATAAAAGGTGAAGCAAAATTCCGTTTCTGGCCACTTAACCGTATCGGAACTTTTTAAGATAAGGAAGAGGCCGAGAATGCTAAGTCTTAGCCTCTTTTTCTATTGCGAGAAGAAGACCTTTTAGTCTCCTAGCTTGTTGAAAGAAGCTAAGGGTACAACTCTCACGAACTCATGTAAAGGAAACCTATGGAAGTTTATTTTTCAGGCACCATTGAACGGATTATTTTTGAAAATCCCAGTAATTTTTATCGCATTCTCCTCCTAGATATTGAAGATACGGACGCAGAGGACTTTGACGATTTTGAAATCATCGTTACAGGAACCATGGCGGACGTGATTGAAGGGGAAGACTACACTTTTTGGGGGCAAATCGTTCAGCACTCCAAGTATGGGGAACAGCTTCAGATCAGCCGTTATGAACGCGCAAAACCAACTAGCAAGGGCCTCGTCAAGTACTTTTCCAGCAGCCATTTCAAAGGAATTGGTCTCAAAACGGCCCAAAAAATCGTTGATAGCTATGGTGACAATACCATTGATGAAATTCTGGAACATCCTGAAAAGCTAGAAGGCATCTCAGGACTCTCTGCCAAAAACCGTGAGGCTTTTGTTTCCACTCTTCGTCTTAACTACGGAACCGAGATGGTCTTAGCTAAACTAGCTAACTACGGCATTCCCAATAAACTGGCCTTTCAGATTCAAGACTTTTACAAGGAAAAAACGCTGGATATTGTCGAAAACTATCCCTACCAACTGGTTGAAGATATCAAAGGATTGGGTTTTACCATTGCTGACCAATTAGCTGCCGAACTAGGTATCGAAAGCCAAGCTCCTGAACGCTTCCGTGCTGGCCTTGTCCACAGTCTTTTTCAGGGATGTATGGATACGGGCGATACCTATATGGAGGCCCGAGATTTGCTGGAACAAACCCTGACTCTCCTCGAGTCTTCCCGTCCCGTGGAACTCGATCCCAGCCAAGTAGCTCAGGAATTATCTCATTTGATTGAAGAAGACAAGGTTCAGCAGATTGATACCAAAATCTTTGATAATAGCCTCTTTTTCGCTGAAGAAGGCATCCGCAGTCACTTGGTTCGTATCCTTGAAAAAGGAAAACAAAAGAGTCATGATTTGGAAACCATTCAAAAGCATATCGATACTGTCGAGCAAGAACTGGGGATTCAGTACGATAGCATTCAAAAACAGGCTATCTGCGACGCTATCCAGAACAAGGTCTTTATCCTGACAGGTGGACCTGGTACTGGTAAGACGACTGTTATCAATGGGATTATCGCTGTCTATGCCCTGCTTGAAGGACTCGATCTCAAGAAAAAGAGCAACTTACCTATTCTTCTCGCTGCCCCAACTGGTCGAGCAGCTCGGCGCATGAATGAATTGACAGGTTTGCCTAGCGCGACCATACACCGCCATTTGGGAATGACGGGGGACGATGATACCAGCCATCTGGAAGATTATCTAGATGCCGACTTTATCATTGTAGATGAGTTTTCCATGGTGGATACTTGGCTAGCCAACCAACTCTTCTCCAACATCTCTTCTAACAGTAAAATTCTCATCGTGGGTGATAGCGACCAGCTACCTTCTGTCAGTCCTGGACAAGTCCTGGCTGACCTGCTCCAGATACCCCTGATTCCGCAGACTCGCTTGGAACGGATTTACCGTCAGAGCGAAGAATCAACTATCGTTACCTTGGCTAGTCAAATTCGAAAGGGAATCTTGCCAGCTGACTTTACCCAGAAAAAAGCTGACCGTTCCTACTTTGAAATTGCTAGTGGCCATATCCCAGCTACCATTGAGAAAATTCTTAGTGCTGCCCTCAGAAGTGGTATTTTGGCTCGCGATATTCAAGTGCTAGCGCCTATGTATCGAGGAACTGCTGGCATTGACGCCATCAACCAGCTTATGCAAGACCTGCTCAATCCTCAGCAAAAAGGACAAGTTAGCTTTGAAGCAACTCAGTGTCACTATCGAACAGGAGACAAGGTCATTCACCTAGTCAACGATGCCGAAGTCAATGTCTTTAATGGAGACATAGGCTACATCACAGACCTGATTCCTGGAAAATACACTGAGTCCAAACAAGACGAGATTGTCATTGATTTTGATGGCAATGAAGTCGTCTACCCACGTAACGAATGGTACAAGATTCGACTAGCCTACGCCATGAGTATCCATAAGTCTCAGGGAAGTGAGTTTCCCGTTGTCATCCTGCCCATCACCAGTGCTAGCAAGCGCATGCTAGAGCGAAATCTCATCTACACAGCCATTACACGGGCCAAGAGCAAGCTCATCCTTCTTGGCGAGTTACAGGCCTTTGACTATGCAGTCAAGCATATCGGGACTGCTCGCAAGACCTATCTGATTGAACGCTTCAGTGATTTAATTGAAAATAATATTGAAGAAAGTAAACAAGCCTTCTCTGAAACTGCCACAGCAAGTGACTCTGAACACTCCTACATCCTCACCGAGGAAAACTGGTCTAGCATCCCAGCCATGATCGGGATTACAGATGCAGACTTAAAAGAGATTTTTGGAAAATAGTGCAACAGAAAACCCACCTAGACAGGTGGGCTTTTTCTCTTTTAAAATTATTTTACTGTTGCTGTGCTTGTGATCAATTCAACAGCTTTTTTAATAGTGATATCGTGTTTCAACATGTCAGCTGAAAGCAAGTTTTGTACTTGTGCAACTTCCATGTTGTAGTCTGCTGCCAATTGCTCGATTTCTTTTTGGATTTCTTCTTCTGAAGCGTCAAATCCTTCAGCTTTCGCAACTGCTTCGATAACAAGGTTAGTCTTAGTGCGTGACTCAGCTTCTGCTTCATATTGTTTGTGAAGGTCTTCTTGAGTAGTTCCAGTGATTTGGAAGTACATGTCAGGGTTGATACCTTGACGTTGCAAGTTTCCAAGGAACTCATTTACTGAGCGGTGAACTTCTTCGTGGATCATTTCTTCTGGAAGTTCTACGATTTCAGCGTTTTCTACAGCTTTATCGATTGCTGCACCTTCAACGGCATCTTTGTAAGCTTCTTCTTTCGCAGCAGTCAATTCTTTGCGGTATTTTTCTTTCAATTCGTCAAGAGTTTCCACTTCTTCGTCGATATCTTTTGCAAGTTCATCGTCAAGAGCTGGAACTTCTTTAGCTTTTACTTCGTGAATAGTTGTCACGAATTTAGCTTCTTTACCTGCAAGATCTTCTGCTTGGTAGTCTTCTGGGAATGTTACGATAACATCAACAGTTTCGCCAGCTGAGTGTCCAACCAATTGGTCTTCAAAACCAGGGATGAATTGACCTGATCCAAGTCCAAGTGAGAAGTTTTCACCTTTTCCACCGTCAAATTCAACACCGTCGATAGAACCAACGAAGTCGATGACAACAGTGTCGCCATTTTCAGCAGCACCTTCTTTGATAACCAATTCAGCCAAGTTGTTGCGTTCGCGTTCGATACGCTCTTCAACGTCAGCGTCTGTTACTTCTTTTTCTACATCTACTGATACTTCAAGGTTTTTGTAGTCACCCAATTTAACTTCAGGTTTTGTCACGACTTCAGCAGTGATAACCCAGTCTTGACCTTTTTCCATTGAAGTCACGTCAATTTTTGGTTGTGCAACTACTTCAAGACCAGCTTCTTTTACAGCTGCTTCATAAGCGTTTGGCAAAAGTGCGTTCATTGCATCTTGATAAAGAGCTTCTTCACCAAATTTTTGGTCGAAGATAGGGCGTGGAAGGTGACCTTTACGGAAACCAGGAACGTTAAGAGTTTTCTTTACTGAGTTAAATACACGGTCCAATTCTGGTTTGATTTGGTCTTGAGAGATAGTGAAAGTCAAAACACCACGGTTTGTTTCTTTGTTTTCAAATGATACAGACATTCTGTCATTTCTCCTTAAAATTTTTAATACAGTCCATTATACCATATAATAGCGACTTTTTTCAAGTAATGAATGCGCTTTTCAATAGTGCTAGAGGTACTTGCTCGCTTCCTTGATACTAAGTTCAGCCATTCTTTTCTTATTTTTTTCAATAAAACGTGCTACCCATTCGGGATTGGTTTTAGAGTAGTCTCTTAGAGTCCAGCCGATGGCTTTGTTGATGAAAAATTCTGTCTGGTCCAGATTGTTGAGCAGGATCTTTTCCATCAGTTGGACATTCGTTTTCTCTTTTCTTAACAACTGGTGGTCAATAGCGACTCGTCTCAGCCAGATATTGTCTGAGAGGCTCCATTTTAAAAGCACTTCTTCAAGTTCCGGATGGTCGGCTACCAAACTTCCTACTACTCGGTCTAGGATATCTACCGTGTCCCACCAAGACTTGGTCACGACCAGGTACTCAAGCTTAGGCAAATCATCCTTCGCTAGATAAGATTGCATAGCTTTCAAATAGTTGGCAGCTACATATTGGTATTCTCTAGGCTCCTTTTCCCAGCAGATATCTACAAAATCCCAGTCAATAACTCTTGTTTTTTTCGCGCTTGGAAAGTACTTTTTATAGAGAGCATTTCTTTCAGGACCTGCAATGCCTAGAAAGGGAAATTGATGGCGCATATAGGCTTCCATGGGGCCTGCTTTTTTCGGATTTTTTGCTGCTTCTAGCTCCTCAAGTAAATCTGCAAGACTCATCTAAAATTCCTCCTGCCCGACCAAGTGGTGCTGGAAGGCATAGACCGCTGCCTGAGTCCGATCACTGACCTCAAGTTTGGCTAGGATGTTGGACACATGGGTCTTGACCGTCTTGAGAGAGATAAAGAGTTCATCTGCAATCCGCTGATTTTCGTAGCCCTTGGCGATGAGTTGAAGTACGTCTCGTTCACGCGCAGTCAGCTCCTCATGAAGCTCCATATGATTACGGTGGTATTCGACTTTCTTGCTGACCTCTTGTTCAATGGCCAGCTCGCCAGCAGCCACCTTACGGACAGCATGGAGCAATTCATCTGCACTTGAAGTCTTAAGCATATAGCCTTTGGCACCAGCATTCAAGACTGGCATGATTTTTTCATTGTCCAAGTAAGAGGTCACAATCAAGATTTTGGCTTCAGGCCATTCTTTGAGGATGGCCAAGGTAGCATCAATCCCATTCATCTCAGGCATGACAATATCCATGACAATGACATCTGGGCGCAGTTCCAAGGCCAAGTCAATACCTTGAGCCCCATTGGCAGCCTCGCCCACAACTTCCACATCGTCTTGGAGATCAAAATAGCTTTTCAAGCCCAATCGAACCATTTCATGGTCGTCTACCAGTAAAATTTTCATCTCTACTCCTTTATGATTCCTTGTCTAGCAGGGGAATACGGATATCAACTGCCAGTCCTTGCTTAGGTGCTGTCAAGAGTTGAACAGTCCCTGCCATATCCTCGACCCGCTCCTTAATATTTCGCAGCCCATAACTCAAGTCATCTAAACTCCCTAACTGGAAACCAATCCCATTGTCCACCACCTTCAGCTGCAATTCAACATCCGTCTGATAGAGGTAGACATCTAGACAAGAGGCCTGAGCATGGCGAAGGGTATTGCTGATCAACTCCTGCAAAATGCGGAAGATATGTTCTTCAATCTTCTTGGGCAATTTAGACACATTTTGCTTGAGACTGACCTTGAGATCGCTCTTGTCCTCAAGCTCTTTTAAGAGGATTTGAATCCCCTCAACCAAACTCTTTTCTTCCAACTCTACAGGTCGCAAATGTAGTAGCAAGACCCGCAGATCTTTCTGGGCTGTCTCTAGGATGGCCGCGACACTTTGCAACTGGGTCTGCATCTTTTCTCTATCCAGCTTCAAAGCCTGCTGACTGACACCTGATAAAATCATGTGAGCCGCAAATAACTCCTGACTAACCGTATCGTGCAAGTCACGTGCAATCCGCTTTCTTTCTTTCTCTATGATTTCTTCTTCCTTGACGAGGCCTTGATTTTCAACCTTTTGAACAGCCTCAGTCAAGAGATTGAGCTTGCCAGACAAGGACTTGAAGCTGGCATCCAAGTCTGGATCTGCAAAGGAAACTACCTCTTTTCCTGCTAGTAGTCGCTTGAGATTAACCTGCATTTTTCTGCGAGAGACTTCTTCTATCACACGCCAAAAGAGGACAAAAAAGAAGGTCATGGAAAGGCTAAAGACCAAGATCAAGAAGATGAGTTTCTCTGTTTTCTCGATATCCTGTAGCAAATAGGACCAATCAAGATTTAAAATATCAAGCAGACTATTGGTTAAAAAGAGGATAAAAAGGAGAGAAGTCAGGCCGATTATCAGATAGGATTGCTTTTTCATCCTCTGACCACCTCCACATCGCCAACCATAGTAGTTAGGAAAATTTTGACGCTCTTGTTACTCTTGAGATAGTCTCTGGTCTCCTGATGATAGTGTTCATTGCGAAGGGATTTCTTAGGTTGATGAAGGAAGGTAAGATCTCCATAGAGGCAGTTGACACTGAGGCTGATTTCCACATCTACAGGTACGATAATCCTAGTCGTTCCGACCATCTTTCTAAGGATAATGACATTGTCATGATTGGTTAGGATAACTCTTTCTAGATGAATGGTGTCCTTGCCCATGAGGCGAAAGAGG from Streptococcus oralis includes these protein-coding regions:
- a CDS encoding endonuclease MutS2, producing the protein MNTKILETLEFNKIKALFEPHLLTEQGLEELKGLAPTAKVDKIKQAFTEMEEMQALFVEQPHFTILATREISAVCKRLEMGADLNIEEFLLLKRVLLASRELQGFYTNLENVRLEQLARWFEKLHDFPHLQGSLQALNDAGFIENFASEELARIRRKIHDSESQVRDVLQDLLKQKAQMLTEGIIASRNGRQVLPVKNTYRNKIAGVVHDISASGNTVYIEPREVVKLSEEIASLRADERYEMIRILQELSERIRPHAAEIANDAWIIGHLDLIRAKVRFIQERQAVVPQLSENQVIQLLHVRHPLVKNAVANDVHFGKELTAIVITGPNTGGKTIMLKTLGLTQLMAQSGLPILADKGSRVGVFEEIFADIGDEQSIEQSLSTFSSHMTNIVDILGKVNQHSLLLLDELGAGTDPQEGAALAMAILEDLRLRQVKTMATTHYPELKAYGIETAFVQNASMEFDTASLRPTYRFMQGVPGRSNAFEIAKRLGLSDVIVGDASQQVNQDNDVNRIIEQLEEQTLESRKRLDNIREVEQENLKMNRALKKLYNELNREKETELNKAREQAAEIVELALSESDQILKNLHSKSQLKPHEIIEAKAELKKLAPEKVDLSKNKVLQKAKKKRAPKVGDDIVVLSYGQRGTLTNRLKDGRWEAQVGLIKMTLEEKEFDLVQAQQEAPVKKKQVNVVKRASGRGPQARLDLRGKRYEEAMNELDAFIDQALLNNMAQVDIIHGIGTGVIREGVTKYLQRNKHVKSFGYAPQNAGGSGATIVTFKG
- a CDS encoding CvpA family protein, producing MISILLLLVLAWGFYIGYRRGLVLQVYYFLVAVISAFVAGQFYKSLGDHFHLLVPYANPQEGQGTFFFPSDQLFHLDKVFYAGLAYLLVFGICYTIGRFIGLFLHLIPTKKLDVKWLRIGSGVLSLLVTLFVLQMALTILATVPLAVIQNSLEKSIVAKHIIQSVPFTTNLIKQLWVTNLIG
- the zapA gene encoding cell division protein ZapA encodes the protein MANLNRYKFTFGKKTLTLTTEHDNLFMEEIAKVATEKYQAIKEQMPGADDETIALLLAVNCLSTQLNREIEFDDKEQELLELRHKLIAVKQEQSKIEDSL
- the rnhC gene encoding ribonuclease HIII, producing the protein MASITLTPSEQEIQSFLSQYQKALSPSKNPYIRYFLRLPQATVSIYTSGKVLLQGEAAEHYANFFGYQVRQENSGQDFPIIGTDEVGNGSYFGGLAVVASFVTPDQHDFLRKFGVGDSKTLTDQKIRQIAPILKEKIQHQALLLSPSKYNEVIGERYNAVSVKVALHNQAIFLLLQKGIQPEKIVIDAFTSPKNYNKYLAQEANRFPNKISLEEKAEGKYLAVAVSSIIARDLFLENLENLGRELGYQLPSGAGTASDKVASKILQAYGMKGLHFCAKLHFKNTEKAKTLLER
- the lepB gene encoding signal peptidase I, which translates into the protein MNSFKTFLKEWGVFFLIIALVGLSRIFLWSNVRVEGHSMDPTLADGEVLFVVKHLPIDRFDIVVAHEEDGNKDIVKRVIGMPGDTIRYENDKLFINGEETNEPYLAEYLNLFKTEKLQNTYTGKGFEGNKGVYFRELAQKAQAFTVDVNSNTSFSFTVPQGEYLLLGDDRLVSSDSRHVGTFKASDIKGEAKFRFWPLNRIGTF
- a CDS encoding ATP-dependent RecD-like DNA helicase is translated as MEVYFSGTIERIIFENPSNFYRILLLDIEDTDAEDFDDFEIIVTGTMADVIEGEDYTFWGQIVQHSKYGEQLQISRYERAKPTSKGLVKYFSSSHFKGIGLKTAQKIVDSYGDNTIDEILEHPEKLEGISGLSAKNREAFVSTLRLNYGTEMVLAKLANYGIPNKLAFQIQDFYKEKTLDIVENYPYQLVEDIKGLGFTIADQLAAELGIESQAPERFRAGLVHSLFQGCMDTGDTYMEARDLLEQTLTLLESSRPVELDPSQVAQELSHLIEEDKVQQIDTKIFDNSLFFAEEGIRSHLVRILEKGKQKSHDLETIQKHIDTVEQELGIQYDSIQKQAICDAIQNKVFILTGGPGTGKTTVINGIIAVYALLEGLDLKKKSNLPILLAAPTGRAARRMNELTGLPSATIHRHLGMTGDDDTSHLEDYLDADFIIVDEFSMVDTWLANQLFSNISSNSKILIVGDSDQLPSVSPGQVLADLLQIPLIPQTRLERIYRQSEESTIVTLASQIRKGILPADFTQKKADRSYFEIASGHIPATIEKILSAALRSGILARDIQVLAPMYRGTAGIDAINQLMQDLLNPQQKGQVSFEATQCHYRTGDKVIHLVNDAEVNVFNGDIGYITDLIPGKYTESKQDEIVIDFDGNEVVYPRNEWYKIRLAYAMSIHKSQGSEFPVVILPITSASKRMLERNLIYTAITRAKSKLILLGELQAFDYAVKHIGTARKTYLIERFSDLIENNIEESKQAFSETATASDSEHSYILTEENWSSIPAMIGITDADLKEIFGK
- the tig gene encoding trigger factor translates to MSVSFENKETNRGVLTFTISQDQIKPELDRVFNSVKKTLNVPGFRKGHLPRPIFDQKFGEEALYQDAMNALLPNAYEAAVKEAGLEVVAQPKIDVTSMEKGQDWVITAEVVTKPEVKLGDYKNLEVSVDVEKEVTDADVEERIERERNNLAELVIKEGAAENGDTVVIDFVGSIDGVEFDGGKGENFSLGLGSGQFIPGFEDQLVGHSAGETVDVIVTFPEDYQAEDLAGKEAKFVTTIHEVKAKEVPALDDELAKDIDEEVETLDELKEKYRKELTAAKEEAYKDAVEGAAIDKAVENAEIVELPEEMIHEEVHRSVNEFLGNLQRQGINPDMYFQITGTTQEDLHKQYEAEAESRTKTNLVIEAVAKAEGFDASEEEIQKEIEQLAADYNMEVAQVQNLLSADMLKHDITIKKAVELITSTATVK
- a CDS encoding DNA alkylation repair protein; the protein is MSLADLLEELEAAKNPKKAGPMEAYMRHQFPFLGIAGPERNALYKKYFPSAKKTRVIDWDFVDICWEKEPREYQYVAANYLKAMQSYLAKDDLPKLEYLVVTKSWWDTVDILDRVVGSLVADHPELEEVLLKWSLSDNIWLRRVAIDHQLLRKEKTNVQLMEKILLNNLDQTEFFINKAIGWTLRDYSKTNPEWVARFIEKNKKRMAELSIKEASKYL
- a CDS encoding response regulator transcription factor, with protein sequence MKILLVDDHEMVRLGLKSYFDLQDDVEVVGEAANGAQGIDLALELRPDVIVMDIVMPEMNGIDATLAILKEWPEAKILIVTSYLDNEKIMPVLNAGAKGYMLKTSSADELLHAVRKVAAGELAIEQEVSKKVEYHRNHMELHEELTARERDVLQLIAKGYENQRIADELFISLKTVKTHVSNILAKLEVSDRTQAAVYAFQHHLVGQEEF